CGCGCGATGGTGCGCACCAGCTCGCGTGGATCACGCCCAAACGCGCGTTGCTCGCGAATCGTCATGCCGCCATCGCGCTTGGCAAGCCTGCGGCCGTCGTCCGCAACGAGCAGCGGCACATGCGCAAACGCCGGCGGCTCGCCCCCGAGCAGCCGCGCAAGGAGCACTTGGCGCCGACGAGCCGGCCAAGTCTGCGCCTCGCACGACGTCCGTGATGCCCATGGCCAAGTCGTCGACGACCACGGCGAGCTGGTACGCGAAGATGCCATCACCGCGCCGCAAGACGAAGTCGCCCGTTACATCAGCGACATCGTCCGTACGCGAGCCAAGCACGAGATCGTTTGTCGTGACGATCGAGCGCGCGTCGTGCGGCACCGCGATGCGCACCGCGGGCGGCCGCTTGAATGCGCGCGGACGCATGCCGAATGGTCTGCACGTTCCGGGATATCGCGGTCCTTCGTCGCCGGCGTGCGGAGCGCTCGCGACGCGGGCGATTTCGGCCCTCGAGCAATCGCACAGGTATACGAAGCCTTGTTTTGCAAGCTCGTCGATGGCCGCTTCGTACAGCGCTTGTCGTTGCGACTGCACGTACGGTCCCGCGGCGCCGCCGATGTCCGGGCCTTCTTGAAAACGAATGCCGAGCCAATCGAGGTCTTCGTTGATGCGCGCAGCTTGCCCTGGGATGACGCGTGGCGTGTCGATGTCTTCCACGCGCAGGACGAGCGTTCCGCGCGCGGCGAGCGCGGCGGCTGCACAAAACACGGCGGCGACGGCACTGCCGAGATGCAGGTCGCCCGTGGGTGAAGGTGCGAATCGGCCGCGATAGGTCATTGGTGTGGAAGTTGGTTGTACTGCATCTGCGAACAATGGGTCCACGGTTCGCTCACTCGAGGCTGCAAGCGTTCGGCATGGGCCAAGACGAACAGGCGGGCGTCAAGGGAATTGGCGGACCAGGTCCGCAGGCCGTCTGGTTCATTCTGTAGACGCGGGCTGCCTGCATACGGTAGAATTGATGGTCCAGAACAACATCCGTGTACGCCGACTTTTGACCGAAGTGCTGCGCATTCTCCGTCCTGGTGGACGCGTGATGAGCCACGGACTCGTAACTGACAACGTTTTACCAGGCGGATTTCCACGACTTCCTCAATCTCGCAAGCGAAGTCTGAGAGGATGTCCCCAATTCGCTCGCCATGGCCCAGCCTCCCTCCGCGTCGGGCAATCGTGGACACTCGAGTGGACCCTTTGCGACATCATGCTCGCGTCGACGCAAATCGACCTCGACCGCTTGCGGCAACACATTTGCACCGGCGCAAAGGACCTCGCACACGTCGCGCAGCCTGATTTGCACGCGCGCGACACGGTGGCGCCACGGGTGCGCGATGGTGTTGCGTCGGTGCAAAAGACCGCCCTTCAGATTGCGGCGACCCATTTGCACGCGTGCAAATCAGCTTGCCATGTGTGTGCACGGTGATTTGCGCCGACGCAAGGGAATGCGCCTAGCGGCGCCGATGCCTTTTGCGCGGGTGCGAGCGCCACCTCGCACGAGGTCGGCGCGGATTTGCGTCAACCTTTCTTGTTTTCGCCGCTGTCTTCTTCGCTCTCGGTATCGGCGTCGTCGTCTTCGTCCGCTTCGGCGAGCGCCGTCGGCTGGTTCGTCTTGGTGACTCGACGCCGACGAACCGATCAAGGGCTATGCGGTTTTGTTCACCTCGATCTCGGTCTTCACGCCGTTCACGCCGTCATACATGACGGTATGCCAACGAGTAAGCGAGCCCAAGTATGTGATGCAATCAGTTGCACGAAATCCTGCACCGGCTTATGACGTCGACGCAGATGGAAGGTGCCAGCCGAGCCCGCTTTCGTGTTTCACTCATTGCAGCGGCGATTCTGTTCGCTCCTGCCGTGGGCGCGGGGGTTTGGGTGGGCAGGTCGATTCCGGAGCGACGACCGAAGGCGACGGAGCAGAACGCGGAAGCTCGGTCGGCTCCTTGGGTGAAGAAGGAACGGCAAGAGCTCGCTTCGTGCCAGGAAACCTTGGCCGCACTCGAAACATTGGCCGCTTTTCCAGAGGCAGGAGCGACCCTTTCGGCAGACGCGGTGAGCGAAGATGCGGGACGAACGCCAGCGACCGTCGAGGAGCTCGAAGCGGAGCTACGCAGGTGCACGAAAAACGAGCTATTGGTCAGCGCGGAGGTGTGCAGCGCAGCGGGTCGTCAATTCGATGCGCTGATGGCGTTGCCCAAGGATGGTCTGAGGTGCGGGCCCAAATCCAGAGCTGCGGATCTCATCGAGGAGAATTTTGAACGTTGCGCGGCATTCGCGGACATGCCGACCAACGTTCGCACGGATGACCTCACGAAGGAACAAGCGAGCTTGATAGCGGAGGCGATCAAGGTTCATCAAACGCTCACGGAAGAAGAGCTGCTTCGTCGATTGAAGGATTTCGTGTACACGTGCACGGAGACACCTCCAAAGCTTCCTCCGGGAGTGAAGAAGGCACCGATGCGGGAGGAGGTGGATCGATGAGCGAACGCCCCAAGAGCGCTAGCGTCGTCGTGCATTTGCTCATTGCGGTGACCGTGCTTGGTCTCGGCTTTGGTGGTGGCGCGCTATTCGGCTGGTCGACACGCAAGCGCACACCGGCGCCGCCGGAGAAAAGCGCAGAGGCGATACCCGACGCGGAGGTGAAGAGCGAGCTTGCTGCGTGCCGGCGCGAATTGAAGGCCATCAAGAAAGCTCGAGCGATGCCCAAGGTAATGGTGACGCCGGGGGAATTGGACGACGCGGGTGTGGAGGTAGCCGCGAAAGTCGAGGCGCTGCAAAAGGAAGTGCACGAATGCAGGGTGCGAGAAACGCTGCAGAATGGTTATGTTTGCGGGACGATTGGCAAGACCATCAACTTGTATCACACATTGGCGCACGGCATGTCATGCGCGGACCCGCCAGGGATTGGGGAGTACCTTCTCAGCAGCCTCGACACGTGCACCGAATTCGATGAATTTCCAGCGCATGTGGATGAGGACGAGCTGACGAAGAGTGAATCGGCACGCATATACGAGTCATTAATCGAGCACGACACTCAAAGTGAGAAGAATTTGATGGCGTACATGCAACACATACGCCGCGGGTGCCGTCGAATCTGGGTGCTGCCCCCTGAATGAACGAACGCGATCACAACGTCATTTCCCAGGCCGTCTGAGCCGGCGGTGCAGCTTCGGGCGGGGAACGAACGAGCCCTGCCCTGATGTTTCACGAGCGGGGTTTTTGGAAAGAGTGATGTATGCCTATTGGCCTTCCAGTTGCTTTTGCTTGGCCTCAATGAAGGCTTCGAGTTTCGCGTCGATATGAGCTTCGATCTCATTTGCGAAATCAGCAGTGATGTACACGGGTATTTGTCGACGAATGCAAGTTTCACCTGGGATGCCCATCCAGGAGAGCTTTCGTTTCGATGCTCGAAGGGCTGTAGCGACTCCCTCATGCGCCATGATGAGCGCCTGAAGGGCATCCACGCCGATGCCATACTCGGCTATTTCGTCGCCAAGTCCTACGATGCGAAAGGCACATGCCCATTCGTCTGGAGTGCGTTGCTCGGGGAAACCAATCTGTATTTCCACAATAGCCTTGGGATCCGCCTCATCCTGTAACGTGCGCTCGGCCAACCATTTCGTCATTTTCAGATTCAATCCACGAATCTCGCGTAACAGAAGCCGGAGCATGCCACGAAGCTGCCACCTGCTGCAACGATACAGAGCGCTCTTATTCGCGGGTCCAAGAATACAGCGCAATAGCGCAACATCGCGGCCCCTCCACCCTTACACGCCGTCAAGCACTTCTGGAGTTCCGCGGGATTCGAAACCAAAGGCTCAACCTCTGGGTCGTCTGGCGTCGCCACACACTCATCGAAAGCCTCTGCCACTGGCACATCAAGGAGCCCACCTCTCTTTGGTTTCAGCGAACGAGTGCTTCTTGCCAGGCTATCGTCGGTCACGGATTTGATCGACGGCAAAGAGAAAGAAGAAGGGAGCAAGGACGCGCCGCAACCGAAGGCGGCCTCGCATTGAATCATTTCGGTCCGGGAGCTTGGCGCAAAGAGGCCGAAATGTCCGTCGCCGACGAATCCTCGTGTTCGTGCGCGATTCGGCGTTCCGTTACCAGCACGAATTGCTTGGATGCCGGTTCGAGCGTCAATCGATTCGGACGCTCTTGTCGATATCCGCCATCCATCGGCACGGCAGTGCAGCTCGCGCCACGTGACCGCTCATCGCTTCTTCGCGGCGGTCTTTTTTGCTTTGGCAGGCGCCACCTTTTTCGCAACCTTGCGTACGGCCGCGCCAATCTTCCGCAACGTGCCTGCCTTCTTCTTCGCTACGTCGCCCGATCGCACCAAGACGCTTTTTCCGTCGAACGCGATGACCATCGATTGCACCGTTTGCACGCCTGCATTGCGCAATTCTGCGGCGTAGTCGTTGTCGCGAAACTGCCGCAATCCTTCGTTCAACGCTTGCTTGATCGTCCGTTGACCTTTGCGGGCCGCTTTGAGCTCCAACACCGCCCCCGGCTTTCCTGGAAACCGCGGCTTGATCAGCACGTCCGGCCGACCTTCGCCCGACTCCCGATTCGAACGCACTTCGTAATCGGGTTCCAGCGCCGCGAGCAACCCGATCATCAATCCATGGTAAAACCGCTCTGCCTCGTCAGCATTCACGTCATGATACGACGTCAAGTGGGCGACGAGGAGCCCGGAGCTGAGTCTCCACCCCTTCAACGTTTCCTTCGAGCAGCGCACGGATCAGGGTATCGGTCGTGGCGCCACGCGGCCGTAGTGCTTCGTTCATCCACGAACGAAATGTCGTTCGGTACACGGCGTCGACTTCGCGGTTTGGAATGGACAACCAATGCGAAGGCGGAGGACCACCAAGAACGTGGGGGCCCGGGGTAGCCTTGAGATACCCCGAAAAGACCAGCAGACTCCAGAGCGCATCCTCGCTCTTCTCCAGCTCGGAAAACACCACGTTTTCGTCGAGCTTCTTTTCGATGCTGCCGCCCTCGAGCAACGTGTGCACCTCGCGCTGCACCGAAAACGCGTGCTTGATGAGCAGCTCCTTGATGAGCTCGTTCGAGCTTGTGTTGAGCCAATGCGGCATGAGCATCTTGGACTTGCTGGCGAGAAAAATACAGAATGGACCAAGGATTGTAGATGGGCTCCCCGCCAAAGTCGTATCCATTGTAATACGCCCGTACGCCATCGATCAGGCCATGCAATTCGGCTCGCTCCATCAGCGCGGTCACCTCTGCATCCGTGAATCCGAAACACGTATTGAACTCCGGTGCCAGCAGGGTATACACGCCGATGTTGTTGAGCCCCGAAAAAATGCTCTCTTTGGAGACGCGCAAGATACCCGTGAGCACGGCGCGTTCGAGGTGATCGTTGTCCTTCATGGCCAATTCGAGAAACTGGCGGAAGAAATCGATGATATCCCGGTAATAGCCACCGGCGTAGCCGGCGTGAATGGGCGCGTCGTATTCGTCGATGAGCACGATGGGACGCACGCCGTGCACTTTGTGCAGCCATGCCGTCAAGTCCCGGAGCGAACGGCGGTAAAGGCTTTCGTCGGCGGTGCCGTCCAAAATTGCGTCGAGATCAGATTGCTCCCAACGTTCGAGCTTTCCCTGGAGCGCGTTGCGGTGGTCGGCGCACATTTGCTGAAGCAGATCGCGAACTTGCCGCTGACAGTCCTCGAAATGGTTTGCTTTGGTGCCGCGGAAGCTGAGGAAAATGACGGGGTATTTTTGAAAGTGGGCGCGGTATTTTTCGCCGGCCTGCGCGACGTGGAGCCCATCGAAGAGGTGCCACAGGTCTTCGTCGCGCTTTTCGAAGAACCACCGGAGCATGCTCATGTTCACGGTCTTGCCGAACCTGCGCGGACGCGGGAGCAAGGCGATCGAGACACCTTCGTCGATGAGCTCGGTGATGAAGTGGGTTTTGTCGACGTATTCGAAGCCCTCTTCGCGTAACCTGCGAAAATCGCTGAGGCCGATGGGGATGGTGCGCAAGGTCATGCGGCGGCGAGTTTGTCAGGCGTCGCGGGCGGGGTCAAGGAGGCTGCGGGGCGAGGGGGAGACGGGTTGGGCGCTTGGCGAGATGATGCGATGGGCTAGCCCAACTTCCGCAGTTGGCCAAGCCCGTCGTCAGAATCGTGCTCACCGAACGCTGATTCCACGGAACAATGTGGGCCAGGCATGTGGCCTGAGTTGTTGTGCGCGAGTGATGCGTCGCCGATTTGGGAAGACCCGTCACTCGGCCCTTCCAAACCATGCGTGTAGTGCCAACCGATGGATTTGCGCGGTTTTACCGGAAGGACCATGATTGCAGCAAGAGATCCCGATGTATCTACGTCGCTCGCTGGTCAAGAAAAACGGAACCACCCACACCTATTGGCGATTGGTTCGGTCCGTTCGTCGCAATGGCAGAGTCGTTCAACAGACGGTCGCGCAGCTCGGGAATCTCGATGCGCAGGAGCGAGCGGCCGCAGAAGGAGTTGGGCGCTCGAATGACGGGCGGCGCGAATCAAATGGAGTTATGGGAAGATAATCCCCTTCCGCAAACCTTGAAGATTCGAGCGGATCTTGTTCGCCTCGAACGCAGTCGTGATTTCGGCGATGTGTGGCTCGGATGGACGCTCTGGAAGGCATTGCAACTGGATATGTTGTGCGCGTCGTGCATGCCCGAAGGGAAAGAGTCCGTCGCATGGTCCACGATGGCGGCGGTTTTGGTCATTGCACGACTGTGCGAGCCATCCAGCGAATTGCACATCGCCGAGGATTGGTATCGCAAAACGGCGCTCGAAGACATTCTCGATTTACCAGTGGAGCGGGTCAACGATGACCGGCTGTATCGCGCGCTCGACGAGCTTTTGCCGCACAGAAGCCATCGAGAAACATTTGCGCAAGCGACTCGGCAATTGTTCTCGATTGAATATGATCTGCTGTTGTACGATGTGACGAGCACATATTTCGAGGGGCTTGCGGAGAAAAACGAGCTCGCCAAGCGCGGACACAGTCGCGATCACCGCTCGGATTGCAAGCAGGTTTGCATCGCGCTCGTCGTCACGCGTGAAGGACTTCCGCTTGGCTACGAGTTTTCCCGGGAAACCGTAGCGACATGACGACGGTCAAAGAAATCGTCGAGCATGGAACGAAGATTTGGCATCGCGCAACGCGTATGGGTCATGGATCGCGGGATGGGCAGCGAAGCGAATGTGAAAATGGCTTGAATCAACGGGCAGACGGTATTTGATTGGCACGCCCAAAGCAGCGATGAAATCTTGGCGTGAGGCGATTTTGGATTCGGCGGGCTGGACGGCAATTCGTGACGGATTGGAAGTTAAGCTGTGCTCGAAGGGATCCGAGACATTTGTATTGTGCCGGTCCGCAGATCAGGCGAAGAAGGAATCGGCGATGCACGACCGATTTGCGAAACGGATCGAAGATGGTCTCGAACGATCGAGCGGCGGCTCGAAGCGAGCCAAAAAGCCCGTGGATCGAAGCACGCTCGAACGCCAAATTGGGCGGCTTCTCGGCGGCAATGAACGCGCGGCCGGCCGCTATCGAATACAAATCGTTTACGATCCAACCAGGGCCGGAGGATTGAAACTTCAGAAAGCGCTGCAATTTGACTGGAATGAATGGGCCCGCGAAAGCGAGGATGTTATGTGCTGCGCACCAACGTAAACAATTGGTCGGCGCAAGAAATATGGCACACGTACATTCAATTGCCGCAAGCGGAAGCCGCATTTCGCATTCATAAAAACGACCTCTCGATTCGACCGATATGGCATCAGAAAGCCGAGCGAGTACAGGCGCACATTCTCGTGTGCTTTCTGGCGTATGCATTATGGAAAACGC
Above is a window of Polyangiaceae bacterium DNA encoding:
- a CDS encoding IS1634 family transposase — encoded protein: MRRSERPQKELGARMTGGANQMELWEDNPLPQTLKIRADLVRLERSRDFGDVWLGWTLWKALQLDMLCASCMPEGKESVAWSTMAAVLVIARLCEPSSELHIAEDWYRKTALEDILDLPVERVNDDRLYRALDELLPHRSHRETFAQATRQLFSIEYDLLLYDVTSTYFEGLAEKNELAKRGHSRDHRSDCKQVCIALVVTREGLPLGYEFSRETVAT